In Cyclopterus lumpus isolate fCycLum1 chromosome 2, fCycLum1.pri, whole genome shotgun sequence, the genomic stretch CCAGACTAGCTAGGACCACTCAGGACTAAATGGAGCCAAACTAAAGCAACTCGGACCACTCAGGACAAACAGAGCAAGGAACATGCAGGACCAGATCCAGCCAAACCAGGAAGGTGGGACAAAATTACAGACCAATTAGTACAATAGAGAGCTAACCCGGGCTAGCTAGGACCACATTCTAGACCAAACAAGAATAACTTGACCCAAGGGGACCAATCAGGACTCTTTCATGCCAAATAAGAACAGCTGGGAGAAGCAGGACCAAAAACAGCCAAACTATTCTAAAGGGGACCATTCAGGACTAAATAGACTAAACAGAGGTACAACTACTTGTAGTATAATTAGTTCTAGTAGCATTAGTACTACATAAGGACAGTACTACTAGCCAGGGTTCCTATCAGCACCTCTCTGTAGAAGGGGCGTGGTGTGTGTGGCCTCCAGTCCGGAGCTCCTCCCTCGTTGGGATCTGAAGCGGAAGAAGCCGGTCCTGCACCTCCTGCTGGGTCGGTAGCTGTACTGCGGTGGCACCTCCGGTTCCCTGAAGTGGGGCAGGGCGCAGTAAGGAGACGGGATCGGTAGGGTGTAGCCGGGGCGGGGCtgcggggtgggggggcatgAACCTGTTCGGCCCCGTTGGGTGAGGGTCGGGTAGGTGGAGCGCGTCAGCTGAAGAGGTGGAGGTTGTTGGTTGGGTTTCCCATGAGCCACTGGGGCGAGAAAAGGGTGAATGTGGTGTGGGAGGTGCTGCCGGCGGTACCACGGGCTGTTACCTGGATACTGAAGGTGAGGTGGGAGGGACTTTCTATCACCTGTGGGCGTCGCCGGCCTGCTAGCACTGCCTGCATTCTGCTCCAAGATGGCATCGTAGTGCTGGTCGATATTGGCGCTCAGAAGGCGGCGGCGCAGGCTGCCCTCCGTCTTCGGCTGCAGGGCAGCCCTTTTGCGCGGAAGCAGCTCGTCTCGCTCTTCGTCAGCGTTCCAGCAGCGTGACCCCACGCCGGGGCCCACCCCCTCTCCGCCCAGACACTCCACATACGAAATCATACTGGTCCCGCCCTCAGGACAGATCAGAAGAGGACGATCTTTTTACAATAAAAGCCATAGCGAACTTCGAACCCTTCAtcataaaaaacacttttatgtGGTGTTTTCCCCAAATTTCAACTTCACTTAACAATAAATGTCACCCAAATTCTTGAATTCATTAATAAGTCCTTCACAGTATGAATATCTAACTCCCAATTGTACACAGCTTCAAAACAAATGGGATATAAAACAACTGAATTAAAATaatccttcagaataaaactacAAACTGGAAGATAAAAGTATTTGTAGCTTTCACAATAAAGGCAAAAATATTATTTGAAGCTTGAaatacttcaaaataaaggagTCTTCAGATTTTGTGTAAAAGTCTCCAAGTCGGCTTCAAAATATCCCAAAGGTTTTTTAGTCAGCAAATTAAAACTCGTGGTAAACTTCTCATTCCTTCATAATAATATCCTCGTTAGCACAGTCCCAAAGCGATTGCGGTCCCATGAAGAGTAAGCGTGATATTTCCTCAGAAGTGCGATCGGCGTGCTGCAGCGTCTCCTCCCCGGCTCTAATCTGCTAACGGGGATTATCCAGGTCTGCAGATGGCCAGTGAGCGACAGGTAATTACCTCGACGTACCACATGTTGCTTCATTCTGTGTGACTGACTATGTTTAGATCACGGAATCAAACCGTTGATCCTCAATCGCCTCCATGTGAACTCATCAGCTCGTtcctccaatgaggagctcgttccaccaatgaggagctcgttccaccaatgaggagctcgttccaccaatgaggagccagcacagcaaacagttgtgattttgttgagtgattaactcgaagtgaaggagctacaagctgattggcagaagccgagcggaGTAAAACGggctgggtgtgaggttagaccatgtcctgggtgtgaggttagaccatgtcctgggtgtgaggttagaccatgtcctgggtgtgaggttagaccatgtcctggatgtgaggttagaccatgtcctgggtgtgaggttagaccatgtcctgggtgtgaggttagaccatgtcctgggtgtgaggttagaccatgtcctgggtgtgaggttagaccatgtcctggatgtgaggttagaccatgtcctgggtgtgaggttagaccatgtcctgggtgtgaggttagaccatgtcctgggtgtgaggttagaccatgtcctggatgtgaggttagaccatgtcctgggtgtgaggttagaccatgtcctgggtgtgaggttagaccatgtcctgggtgtgaggttagaccacgtcctgggtgcTGCAGCcatggtaaccagtgaagggatgTGAGTGGTGTGGGTTAGGTTGGAGCTAAAAGACTAAGAAGTATAAATACTAGAAGTATTTATACcgtcaaaatattaaaaaacgtAACAAAAAGTCCTGGAGCATAAACAttcaaattaataatataattgtaataatatgtatatttaatatggGTTTGTTTgatcataaaaccatcaggaaagaaagaaacctcAGTATTTAAAGCAATGACTGAGATCTCGCGATACTTGTGGCGAGATCTTGTTTGGCTGGCCTGAGCTCGGCTGCTCGAGCTTCCGACAAAACAGATGATTCTTTGAGGCGGTGGAGGagcttctccacacacacaaaaacaccgGGCGGTGGAAGCAGGtcggtttattattattattattattattgtttacaaCGGGGTCCTAAAGCGCGTGAGCTGGGAGTTAGCCTGCTAGCTTACACGGTAGCTTCTCATCTACAGGCTCTGCCTTACAGTCAACACCCCGGGGTTAACCAAGTGATCGATTTTGGGCTTCCTTCCAGTCACAACCCGGGGTAACTATATAGGTTGCGTGGGCTGCCTTACAGTCACAACCCGGGGTAACTATATAGGTTGTGTGGGCTGCCTTACAGTCACAACCCGGGGTAACTATATAGGTTGCGTGGGCTGCCTTACAGTCACACCCGGGGTAACTATATAGGTTGTGTGGGCTGCCTTACAGTCACAACCCGGGGTAACTATATAGGTTGCGTGGGCTGCCTTACAGTCACACCCGGGGTAACTATATAGGTTGTGTGGGCTGCCTTACAGTCACAACCCGGGGTAACTATATAGGTTGTGTGGGCTGCCTTACAGTCACAACCCGGGGTAACTATATAGGTTGTGTGGGCTGCCTTACAGTCACAACCCGGGGTAACTATATAGGTTGTGTGGGCTGCCTTACAGTCACAACCCGGGGTAACTATATAGGTTGTGTGGGCTGCCTTACAGTCACAACCCGGGGTAACTATATAGGTTGCGTGGGCTGCCTTACAGTCACAACCCGGGGTAACTATATAGGTTGTGTGGGCTGCCTTACAGTCACAACCCGGGAATAAGTACCTCTAGTATTactaaattaaacatttgaatAGAACTTTAACTAGtgtcagagtatttatacattactactacagtattactaGTAACAGTATTTATACATTACTACGACAGTATGGACTCGTCCAAAGTCTCGTCCGAAGTCTCGTCCGAAGTCTCGTATCGTTCAAAGTCTCGTCTGAAGTCTCGTCTTGCCTGAAGTCTCGTATCGACCAAAGTCTCATCTGAAGTCTCTTCTCGTCTAACTCACTGTCTCTTTTTAAAGCAACATGGCGACCAGACGCAGATTTTATCTGAAGTTCAAAGCGTGGGCGTATCGTCTGAAGTCTCTTCTGAAGTCTTGTATCGTCTCAAGTCTCTTCTGAAGTCTCGTATCGTCTGAAGTCTTGTATCGTCTCAAGTCTCTTCTAAAGTCTCGTCTTGCCTGAAGTCTCGTCTGAAGTCTCGTATCGTCTCAAGTCTCTTCTGAAGTCTCGTCTCGCCCGAAGTCTCGTCTGAAGTTTCGTCTCGTCTGGTCTCTTCTGAAGTCTCAccaccttcagttcattcatgttgctgttacgcacccctccatcTGCCCATCTCCACCCAACcttcatcattctatcagcccCCACCCGGTCTGGACTCCACAGGGGGATCTGGTCTCATCACAGATCTGTTAATAACAAACATTCCTTcatctctcctgattgaactatAATCGATTACTTGATGTAAGAAGAGGTCTTTGAACGTCTCGTGATCATTTGAATCTAACTTTATTCGTCTCAGACGCGGTGAAACCAGCCATCATGTCGGCCATCGTCCAGCCGACCCGTGGCACGGTGGGtggcgcggcggcggcggcatcGGGCCACCTGCAGTGCCCCCTCTGCGGCCACTTCTCCAAGAGCCACGCCCACCAGCTGACCCACGTGGCGGCGGCTCACCCCGCCCGCCTGGACAGCGTGACGGTCGGTCGCCTCGGCAACCTCCTGATGTACCAGAACACCGCCCGGCTCTTCCACTGCAGCGACTGCTTCTTCACCAGCAGAGACTTCAGCAAGCTGTACAAGCACATCATCTCCAGACACTGTGAGGAccacagggaggaggaggaggaggagaagagggaggaaaaggagaagatgagggaagatggggaggagcagggggaaatgagggaggagcagaagaagatgagggaggagcaggagaagaagatgagggaggatggggaggagcaggggaagatgagggaggagcaggggaagatgagggaggagcaAGATAAGAAGACAAGGGAAGATGGGGAGGAGCAGGGGAAAATGAGGGAGGagcaagagaagaagacaaGGGAAGATGGGGAGGAGCAGGGGAAAATgagggaggagcagaagaagatgagggaggagcagaagaagaagacgagggaggatggggaggagcaggggaagatgagggaggagcaagagaagaagacaagggaagatgaggaggagcaggagacaaacaaggaggagcagaagaagatgAGGGAAGatggggaggagcaggagacgatgaaggaggagcagaagaagatgagggaggatttggagcagaagaagatgagggaggagcagaagaagatgagggaggatggggaggagcaggagaagatgagggaggagcagAATAAGATGAGGGAGGATGGGGAGCAGAAGATGAACATGAGGGAAGatggggaggagcaggagatgatgagggaggagcaggagagcaagacgagggaggatggggaggagcaggagaagatgagggaggagccaaagaaggggagggaggaaggggaggagcagAAGAACACGAGGCACGAAGGGCAGGAGCCAAAAAAgacgagggaggaaggggaggagcaaaataaaacaagggaggagggaggggaggggaacaATGctttgaagaggaagaggagcagtgatgaagaggcctcctcctcccagcAGGGAGACGAGAGCGTCCTGATGTTCGACGGCGCCGGGTATCACTGTCTGATCTGTGGCTGGAAGACCAAGCTGAAAGCTCTGGGCGTGAATCACGTGGTGAGGAAGCACGACATCCCCAAAGCCTACGCCTCCCAGGCCATCCGGAGGGACGCCGCCGCCCCCAGAGCgccggaggacgaggaggaggggggggcggggcttagcggcgagcagctgaaggaggagatggaggccaCGGCCAAAGTGGTTCGGTTCATCTCCAACCGCTTTGTGTGTCTCCTCTGCGGCTGGAAGACCAAACTAAAAGGTCGGTCGTCTTTCCAACGGTCCGCGAACACATCACGCACAATATTTTATTCCAGTCgtctcatttaaaatctttCCAGAAATAAACCGTTTACTTTACTCAGATTGTGTTGAAAACATTCaattctgagctcctcagtgaaACTATGACGTTATGATTGACATGTGACACACAAATCAGAGAAGTCAACGTGTAAATATGTGATAACGTGTTGGATGGTCAGGGTtaacattacccacaatgcaccacccGTGTTGCAGGTTTCGCCATCAGCCACGTGGTGCGCTGCCACGACGTGGAGCGGCCGTACGGCTGCCGCAGCTGCTCGCGCTGCTTCTTCCTGCCCAGCCGGCTGCAGCAGCACATCCGGGCGGCGCACCGGCCCGGCCGCTACGCCTGCCCCTTCTGCTGCTTCAGGTCCCACTTCCTGGGGGGGTTCAGGAGGCACTGCAGCCGCTGCAACGcccgggggggggagggggactgGGGGGGGGCTGCGGCCgcaggggtggaggaggaggaagaggaggaggaggaggaggaagagaggaaggagaggagaggggtgagaaagaggaagagaacacagagggtgatggaggaagaggaggatgatgacgaCTGAAGGGTGTTTCTGTTTACGAGGTGATGTGATcaacatgaatgaatgacttATTACTCATGGTGTAACGTTCCGTCATTAAAATGTGGTTTAAAACATCCTTTTattaaaaaggcttttattgtgaagggaaaCGTGGTTTAAAATGTCCCATTattaaaaaggctttttattgtgaagggaaaAACACTTCCTCAAAGACCTAAATTATTCTACTAATACTAATTTAAATACTCACAAGCCTTCAAACTAAAAGCATTTAACCATATTTTggtttgtgtttcctgtgtgaaaACCCGTTGATCACATGACATCGATCACATGACAGGAAACGGAGTCTGCAGTGATgaatattagttatttatttagcccaaaaaatacaaaacaaaccgACCAATCACATGAGAGCGTGACAACATGAAGCACAGCAAAGGAAACGCGTTtcgcttttcaaaataaaagcccaccTTCTAATAGATCATCACACTCTGGAGGAATAAGGAGTCTAACCAGCATCATACTGGTTTCCATGAGTCaccaaactaaatgaaaaatgGATTCATGATTCATTTCTTGTTTTAAATAAGATTTAACTGAAAGATTTAAAGACTGAATAACGTAGGAAATCACAGATGCATTTGGTTACTGCAGCGGAAAATGGCTTTGAAGAACTTTCCGATGCAAATCTTTAACTCTGAAATATCAAGATTTCCACGAGGAGTTTTTGtacagaaacaggaagtcacaattCGGCTTTTGTCGTCGTGGTTGAAACAGGAAGTCGTCATTGCCTCGTCCTACGCCACCGTGAGGAAACGTTTCTAGAAAGCAGCTGGAAGTCCACGCGACTCCGTCCAACTAACGGCTCTGGTTACCTTCCCAGAATGCCCTGCGTCTGTCAATCACTCTTTTGTTGTCAGATGACGGACAGCTCTGTCTCAGATGTGCCGGGGGCACCACGCCCCCTCCAGGGCGGCCATGTTGATTCCTCTCAGGTCGCCAAAGTCGTCGCCGCCGTCTCCATCGCAGTACTCGCCGTCGTCGTCATCGAAGCGAGACGCGTAACTTGCCGACACCTTCTGCTGCGGAGATgaaagattaataataataataataataataataactattattattattaattacttACCGTTCGGACCAGCCGCTCCCTGAAGGGCGGACAGATCATGTGGAAGCGCGGAATAGCCACGTGGAACACTTCCTCTTTGTTCGCTAAGAGACAAAACACTGTTAAAGAActacagctgcttcacagttaaagaactaaagctgcttcacagttaaagaactaaagctgcttcacagttaaagaactaaagctgcttcacagttaaagagctaaagctgcttcacagttaaagaactaaagctgcttcacagttaaagagctaaagctgcttcactgataaagagctaaagctgcttcacagttaaagaactaaagctgcttcacagttaaagagctaaagctgcttcacagttaaagagctaaagctgcttcacagttaaagaactaaagctgcttcacagttaaagagctaaagctgcttcacagttaaagaactaaagctgcttcacagttaaagaactaaagctgcttcacagttaaagaactaaagctgcttcacagttaaagagctaaagctgcttcacagttaaagaactaaagctgcttcacagttaaagaactaaagctgcttcactgtagttaaagagctaaagctgcttcactgttaaagctgcttcactgataaagagctaaagctgcttcactgttaaagagctaaagctgcttcactgttaaagagctaaagctgcttcactgttaaagaactaaagctgcttcactgtagttaaagagctaaagctgcttcactgttaaagctgcttcactgataaagagctaaagctgcttcactgataaagagctaaagctgcttcacagttaaagagctaaagctgcttcacagttaaagagctaaagctgcttcacagttaaagagctaaagctgcttcactgttaaagctgcttcactgataaagagctaaagctgcttcactgttaaagagctaaagctgcttcactgttaaagagctaaagctgcttcacagttaaagagctaaagctgcttcactgttaaagctgcttcactgttaaagagctaaagctgcttcacagttaaagagctaaagctgcttcacagttaaagagctaaagctgcttcactgttaaAGCTGCTTCACTGATAAAGAACTAAAGCTGCTTCAGTTAAAGAACTatagctgcttcacagttaaagagctaaagctgcttcactgttaaagaactaaagctgcttcacagttaaagaactaaagctgcttcacagttaaagagctaaagctgcttcacagttaaagagctaaagctgcttcactgataaagagctaaagctgcttcacagttaaagaactaaagctgcttcacagttaaagaactaaagctgcttcacagttaaagagctaa encodes the following:
- the LOC117746501 gene encoding protein MNN4-like, producing the protein MSAIVQPTRGTVGGAAAAASGHLQCPLCGHFSKSHAHQLTHVAAAHPARLDSVTVGRLGNLLMYQNTARLFHCSDCFFTSRDFSKLYKHIISRHCEDHREEEEEEKREEKEKMREDGEEQGEMREEQKKMREEQEKKMREDGEEQGKMREEQGKMREEQDKKTREDGEEQGKMREEQEKKTREDGEEQGKMREEQKKMREEQKKKTREDGEEQGKMREEQEKKTREDEEEQETNKEERR
- the LOC117743106 gene encoding zinc finger and BTB domain-containing protein 17-like, which encodes MREEQKKMREDGEEQEKMREEQNKMREDGEQKMNMREDGEEQEMMREEQESKTREDGEEQEKMREEPKKGREEGEEQKNTRHEGQEPKKTREEGEEQNKTREEGGEGNNALKRKRSSDEEASSSQQGDESVLMFDGAGYHCLICGWKTKLKALGVNHVVRKHDIPKAYASQAIRRDAAAPRAPEDEEEGGAGLSGEQLKEEMEATAKVVRFISNRFVCLLCGWKTKLKGFAISHVVRCHDVERPYGCRSCSRCFFLPSRLQQHIRAAHRPGRYACPFCCFRSHFLGGFRRHCSRCNARGGEGDWGGAAAAGVEEEEEEEEEEEERKERRGVRKRKRTQRVMEEEEDDDD